In Papio anubis isolate 15944 chromosome 20, Panubis1.0, whole genome shotgun sequence, a single window of DNA contains:
- the LGI4 gene encoding leucine-rich repeat LGI family member 4 yields the protein MGGAGILLLLLAGAGVVVAWRPPKGKCPLRCSCSKDSALCEGSPDLPVSFSPNLLSLSFVRTGVTQLKAGSFLRIPSLHLLLFTSNSFSVIEDDAFAGLSHLQYLFIEDNEIGSISKNALRGLRSLTHLSLANNHLEALPRFLFRGLETLTHVDLRGNPFQCDCRVLWLLQWMPTVNASVGTGACAGPAALSHMQLRHLDPETFKCRAIELSWFQTVGESALSVEPFSYEGEPHIVLAQPFAGRCLILSWDYSLQRFRPEEELPAPSVVSCKPLVLGPSLFVLAARLWGGSQLWARPSPGLRLAPTQTLAPRRLLRPNDAELLWLEGQPCFVVADASKAGSTTLLCRDGPGFYPHQSLHAWHRDTDVEALELDGRPHLLLASASQRPVLFHWTGGRFERRTDIPEAEDVYATRHFQAGGDVFLCLTRYIGDSMVMRWDGSMFRLLQQLPSRGAHVFQPLLIARDQLAILGSDFAFSQVLRLEPDKGLLEPLQELGPPALVAPRAFAHITMAGRRFLFAACFKGPTQIYQHHEIDLSA from the exons ATGGGAGGGGCAGgcattctgctgctgctgctggccggGGCGGGGGTGGTGGTGGCCTGGAGGCCCCCAAAGGGAAAGTGTCCCTTGCGCTGTTCCTGCTCCAAAGACAGCGCCCTGTGTGAGGGATCCCCGGACCTGCCTGTCAGCTTCTCTCCAAACCTGCTGTCACT CTCATTCGTCAGGACTGGAGTCACCCAGCTGAAAGCCGGCAGCTTCCTGAGAATTCCGTCTCTGCACCTGCT CCTCTTCACCTCCAACTCTTTCTCCGTGATTGAGGACGATGCGTTTGCGGGCCTGTCCCACCTGCAGTACCT CTTCATCGAGGACAATGAGATTGGCTCCATCTCTAAGAATGCCCTCAGAGGACTTCGCTCGCTTACACACCT AAGCCTGGCCAATAACCACCTGGAGGCCCTCCCCAGATTCCTGTTCCGAGGCCTGGAGACCCTTACTCACGT GGACCTCCGTGGGAACCCGTTCCAGTGTGACTGCCGCGTCCTCTGGCTCCTGCAGTGGATGCCCACCGTGAACGCCAGCGTGGGGACCGGCGCCTGTGCGGGCCCCGCCGCCCTGAGCCATATGCAGCTCCGCCACCTCGACCCCGAGACCTTCAAGTGCAGAGCCATAG AGCTGTCCTGGTTTCAGACGGTGGGGGAGTCGGCCCTGAGCGTAGAGCCCTTCTCCTACGAAGGCGAGCCTCACATTGTGCTGGCACAGCCCTTCGCCGGCCGCTGCCTGATCCTCTCCTGGGACTACAGCCTGCAGCGCTTTCGGCCCGAGGAAGAGCTGCCCG cGCCCTCCGTGGTGTCCTGCAAGCCACTGGTGCTGGGCCCGAGCCTCTTCGTGCTGGCCGCCCGCCTATGGGGGGGCTCACAGCTGTGGGCCCGGCCCAGTCCCGGCCTGCGCCTGGCCCCAACGCAGACCCTGGCCCCGCGGCGGCTGCTGCGGCCCAACGACGCCGAGCTCCTGTGGCTGGAAGGGCAGCCCTGCTTCGTTGTGGCCGACGCCTCCAAGGCAGGCAGCACCACGCTGCTGTGCCGCGACGGGCCCGGCTTTTACCCGCACCAGAGTCTGCACGCCTGGCACAGGGACACGGACGTTGAGGCCCTGGAACTGGACGGCCGGCCCCATCTGCTGCTGGCCTCGGCTTCCCAGCGGCCCGTGCTCTTCCACTGGACCGGTGGCCGCTTCGAGAGACGCACAGACATCCCTGAGGCCGAGGATGTCTATGCCACACGCCACTTCCAGGCTGGTGGGGACGTGTTCCTGTGCCTCACACGCTACATTGGGGACTCCATG GTCATGCGCTGGGACGGCTCCATGTTTCGTCTGCTGCAGCAACTTCCCTCGCGCGGTGCCCACGTCTTCCAGCCACTGCTCATCGCCAGGGACCAGCTGGCCATCCTGGGCAGCGACTTTGCCTTCAGTCAGGTCCTCCGTCTTGAGCCTGACAAGGGGCTCCTGGAGCCGCTGCAGGAGCTGGGGCCCCCGGCCCTGGTGGCCCCCCGTGCCTTCGCCCACATCACTATGGCCGGCAGACGCTTCCTCTTTGCTGCTTGCTTTAAGGGCCCCACACAGATCTACCAGCATCACGAGATTGACCTCAGTGCCTGA